The genomic segment TCTCGTGAGAGCCACCCACGGTGGTGAGAGCTGCAGATGTAGTAGTGCGTAGGCGGGCCGAGTAGGGGGCGCACCACGACTTAGTCAGCTCGTCGTGCACCTCAGGAAAAAATGGTGCAGAGCGCTGGCGAGGGGCCTGGCAGCGTCCAGGCAGGAACCACTCGTCCAGTCTGCTGCGTGTCAGCTCTTCAGGGGGAGCCCACTCGAGGTTGAGTTCCTCAATAGCCTTGGAAAGAACGCAGAACAACTCGCTATCCATACCTGCCCTGGCATCGATGGGCTCCAGATACGGCAGGTGGGCGGGGTCTTCGGAGTCGCTGGCCCATTCCTCCGTTTCAGAAGCCGCCAATGACATGCTGTCATCAAGTGGCTCGTCCTCAGAATCGCCAAACGATACGAGGTCACTCGCTTCAGCCGAGGGATGCTGATCGGGGTGGGAGAATAGGACGGGAGAAGGCTCTCTGGGCGGAGAGAGTGAGGCACACGTGGGCTGAGCCAGCGTGAGCTCACTCGTCTCCGAGCGTTGAGTCCCTCTGCCCCACTGTTTCTTCCTCACAGGCTCTTGGGAGGAAGAAAAGGGGAGGGCGCGAGGGGCGGGACCGCTTTCCGTGAAGAAAGCGATCCGTGAGCGCAGAGAGGCGAGACTCATGTTCTCACAATGGGAACATGAAGTCCCGGTGAGCGCCGCCTCTGCGTGGGGCTTGCCCAGGCAGAAAACGCACTTACCGTGCCCCTCGTCCAGATGCAGAGGGGCTCTGCATGTGCCACAGCTGTGGCACAACATAGAAGGACGTCGCAGCGCCGTGAAAACGGCGTTTGAAATACTCTTTATAAAGCGGTAAAAACCGCTgaaatacagtgggtacggaaagtattcagacccccttaaatttttcactctttgttatattgcagccatttgctaaaatcatttaagttcatttttttcctcattaatgtacacacagcaccccatattgacagaaaaacacagaattgttgacatttttgcagatttattaaaaaagaaaaactgaaatatcacatggtcctaagtattcagaccctttgctcagtatttagtagaagcatccttttgatctaatacagccgtgagtctttttgggaaagatgcaacaagtttttcacacctggatttggggatcctctgccattcctccttgcagatcctctccagttctgtcaggttggatggtaaacgttggtggacagccatttttaggtctctccagagatgctcgaTTGGGTCAGGGCTCTgtctgggccattcaagaacagtcacggagttgttgtgaagccactccttcgttattttagctgtgtgcttagggtcattgtcttgttggaaggtaaaccttcggcccagtctgaggtcctgagcactctggagaaggttttcgtccaggatatccctgtacttggccgcattcatctttccctcgattgcaaccagtcgtcctgtccctgcagctgaaaaacacccccacagcatgatgctgccaccaccatgcttcactgttgggactgtactGGACAgatgatgagcagtgcctggttttctccacacataccgcttagaattaaggccaaaaagttctatcttggtctcattagaccagagaatcttatttctcaccatcttggagtccttccaaTGGGgactttcatgtgtcttgcactgaggagaggatTCCGTCGgaccactctgccataaagccccgactggtggagggctgcagtgatggttgactttctacaactttctcccatctcccgactgcatctctggagctcagccacagtgatctttgggttcttctttacctctctcaccacggctcttctcccccgatagctcagtttggccgaacggccagctctaggaagggttctggtcgtcccaaacgtcttccatttaaggattatggaggccactgtgctcttaggaaccttaagtgcagcagaattttttttgtaaccttggccagatctgtgccttgccacaattctgtctctgagctcttcaggcagttcctttgacctcatgattctcatttgctctgacatgcactgtgagctgtaaggtcttatatagacaggtgtgtggctttcctaatcaagtccaatcagtataatcaaacacagctggactcaaatgaaggtgtagaaccatttcaaggatgatcagaagaaatggacagcacctgagttaaatatatgagtgtcacagcaaagggtctgaatacttaggaccatgtgatatttcagtttttcttttttaataaatctgcaaaaatgtcaacaatgctgtgtttttctgtcaatatggggtgctgtgtgtacattaatgagggaaaaaaatgaacttaaaaatgattttagcaaatggctgcaatataacaaagagtgaaaaatttaagggggtctgaatactttccgtacccactgtagcTCTTTTAGAGAGCGGTAATAAACCGCTGAAATAAGCTCTTTTTAAAAGCGCGCCGGACGGCGGCAGGGGAGCGCTGAGAAACCGGAAGCACAAAGCGGGCGGCTCGAGGCCACATTCATTTACAATATATACTGATTCACAACCTAGggagctagggagctgattgagacgcagggactgtcttcattcaggccgattcAACGAGAACacgcacgaaaacaagaggcgggatttatcgcacaaaccaatcatgtccaatcataaccgatcatatccaagCATAGCGCAGTTGAGGCATTGCAATCCTTCACAGGCCTTCACACAGCAGAAATGAACGCGACAACAGCCAGTCAAAGCACGTCGCTTATGAGTCTGCATGTTTTGCGTGTCTGTGTGAATGAACAGCGTAGTTTCGTCTAGCCTACTACACAAACTCAAACATACGTGAGACGCTTACAGGGTTTTCAACATGAGAGGACATGAACACATGCACTTTATCTCCAGAACTGCCCTGAGGCACTTCAGAGATTTTAACCATTTCTTTTGGAAAAAACTTAGACaaaccaccaaaataaaagtttgcttTCTCTTGGAAGAAATtttaacagaaatatattactatgatatagtaaaatgtatggctcaaagtaataataatattaccatTGTTTGTAAGGAATATCATACAACCAAGATATTTTTCATCCATGttctaaaatgaaaatcagATCTGTCATGCAGCatcttatttgacaaaaaataaaaatgcaatgttttgttgtaaattaattgttacagttttattaattaatttcattaaacacTATTGTTGATGgcaaatttgtattaaatcatgaaacacagggaaaataaaatatatttaatgggGCCCTAAATATATAGGTGGCTTAATGCGGTTTaattgtgaacaaacaagttatGTTTACATTCATTCTCAAGGTCTAATAAACATGTGGAGAGCATATCCTTCCCCATTAATGGTAAATTAATATCGTGATAAATatctatatcatatgatatggaaaaataatattgtcataatatttcttgtcatattgcccagccctaattttaaaatttatcatgaaaaatgctgaaaattaaaatcaaagaaAGAGTAAATTAAAGAGAAGATTAAAATGTAGTGAATGGAGAGGAATAAAATACAGATCAAAAAATGTGCATATGTTACATATAAACAAGTCTAGctaaaattatcaaaataaaatttaaaacagaataaataaaaatagtttactAAGGCGCATTATGAGAATAACACAGCTGTCTATGATTAGAAGAGACATTCATTCCTTTTGGGCGGGTTTTGAGGAAGCTTTGGGCTGGAAATTTTTCTGGGACCTGGCAACGCTGCTATAGAGGCTCTGCTTTATTTCTATGAGCTGAAGGGAAGCACAGAGACCCGGACTCCCCACTGTAACTTTACCTGAGGGTGTtgctgtttgacagtgtttctttagaaaaacgagtgacttttacactttttaatgtcaaattttgtaacatttgcgttgttttatttttgtaatattgattattttttcaTCCAGTTTTTTCCAGTTTTTTCCAGAAACGCCCCCGGTGTATACTGAAATGagtatacacacatacatatatatatatatatatatatatatatatatatatacacacacacaactataCAGgcaagcttgtaataatgttttaaaattcttGTGATACTGGTGGGTATTCGCGGGGTATTCAAACATGTCATTGcgtcacgtctgtaaacagaaagaacgagtcccagctagaaGGTTATATCACATGtgaggcggatcatttatagccttttttcaccgcagctgcaataattaaacttatcatttggatggcggattgtatggtatgacaaattgtTAGacattagactgtacagaaattgaaatctacaggtaatgctacacactaaatacacatagtcacgcaattctgatgttgttaacattaataatagtgCTCATAAATGGCTGCTGAGTATTCTCACTCTAATCAAAGTAGAGGCTTGGACCTGAAACTGTACTATTGGAAGGTTGATATGTCAAAACCGCTAGCACCGCTAGTAGAGAACGAGTTGTAATACACGCTCTGTCACTTGCCTTTTTTGCTTGTAAACTCTTCTCTGAATGAGGTTTCTTGTTTTAACAATGGATAATTACTCAGATGGTTGCCTTTTTGAACGATTCATTTTGTTAATCATGTTTCTCAGTTATGACTTCAAGCTGTCAGAACTAACACACCTCCTCCCAATAGGAATGCTCTGACAGATTGGCCGCAGATTTGTATCAGCAGATCATCACCATAACTGATCACAATTTGATTACGTTAATCACACAATGACGTCAAACTTAAGCGCCAAAGTCATTTCAACAGCAGCGAGGTCTCAAGAAAGCAAAACAGAACTCATTTCAGTATATGCACATGCTCTGAGAAATGTTTTGTGAGCATTCATAACAGAAATGCATGCACATAATGCTGCTTGCTCATCTgcgtcaaaatgcccatcttcgGGAGTTTCCTAGTAAACAGTTTTGTCTTAAGTTAACgtggctgaaaaagaaaacgcatgtgtatcagCATATAAGATCCATGAATTTGgtgttaaagtgacagcagcctaataaagcTGCTGCCGTCTTtgccattaatgttaatcaaataatctctcattgctcttgactgaattacttttgtaactttaattagaataaatgtatttaatttacacagtaaagactaatcagtgttttttgtacatttgataCAATTTATGTAGTATGGAGTCCACCTATttctagtgcttgaagtttAGTGCTCCATGCATGAGTGTTGACAGTGAGTGACTATTGAGTACAGCCACACACGTTATAGACGAAAAGAGGAATAGACTGTTTACCCAAAATGCAGAAAAGCTCAAATTTATAAAGAAAAGCCTACTCAAGTAGGAAAGAGCCAAAGGAAACAAATACTCAGAAGCTTGACAATCACTTGCTGaataatataatcatttttgTATCAGACCACTCgattttgtttatttaggaGTTTCAATGTTTCCATTTGTTATTGTCCAGAGTTTGGGCATGGCCACATAAAATGTCTTATCACCCTTAGATTTATAGCAACACAGTGGAACAAATGGGAGTAAATGATTAGAAGATCTGAGTGCTCTAGTAGGACAGTATGGTTGAAGAAAGTCACTAATGGTCAGACAACGCCTTGTATGCAAACaagaattttaaaatcaacCCTGAATTGAAAGCTAATGGAGGGACGCTAGTATAGGAGAAACATGGTCCTTCTTTTTAGATTCACTCAAAAGCAGGCAGCCACGTTttagggggctttcacactggcagtttagttcaAATGGGGCACGGTTCACATGAAAAATTAGTAATGCTGTCAGGCGGACCCGTGAGCGCACAGGGGTACCGAACATGAGACTACCTGTAGGAGGTGGTCCAAGTTTGGTTGCACTGGAAATGTGGCGTGATTAACTCGAATGTGACAGCTACTCGGACTCGGGTGCACacttgttcaggaagtaaagTAACCATGCATTTTAGCCAATTACAACAAAACACATGTAAGGGATGACACTGGTGATGATTTACCTTGGATACAAGCGAGAGTGAGCGTACATTGTAATTGTGCAGTGTGAGTGCAATCAGAGTGGCAAATGAATGGCTCGCAATCAGCTGTCTCTTCAAAAGAGTCCATTTGCACGCAGAAGAAAGCCGGCTTCAATGCGGCGCACATACAGTAAACCTAAATATCTTTCCTTCTGCTGTACATAATAGcaccaaattaataaaaaaaaacactatacatTGACTTGTTTTCTGTCATGTGCCATGCAGGTTTGTGATGACGTAAGATGAACACAATTGCACAAGGGTTTGATAGAATTAAGTTGAGTGTAAAACCAGAACAATGCTGCTCGGTACCGGGAACAATCACGCTCTGACTCAGACCTGGACTGCAGCAAACGTGCCCAGTGTGAAAGTAATGTAGATTGAGAAATACAAGAATAAAGAGAATTacagttccctttcgatactttcACTCATACTGCATATGGGGGAAAAGCTTTCCGGTTTCGCTCTCAGCGAGTCTCCTGCCGCCATCCGGCGAGCTTTCTCAAAAGCGCAACTTTCAGCGGTTTCTCACCGCTCTAAAAGAGCATTTCCAGCGGTCTATACCGCTCTAAAAGAGCCCACACAAGCGCCGTTTTCACGGCGGCGGCATTGTTATAATGCCGCGCCACACTTGTGGCACCTGCAGAGCCCCTCTGCAGGATGATGACGGCCACGGTGAGTGCGTCGGATGTCTGGGCAAGTCCCACGCAGAAGCCGCGCTCACCGAGACTTCATGCCCGCACTGCGAGTGTGTATGAGTCTCGCCTCTCTGCGCTTGCGGATCGCTTTCTTCAATGAAGAGGACGAGCCGCTCGACGACTCCATGTTGCTCGCAGCATCCAAAACGGAGGAATGGGTCGGCGACGAAGAGCCCGCCCCCCTGCCGTCACTGGAGCCCATTGTTCCCAGGCCTGGGACGGACGCCGAGTTAATCTGCATCCTCTCAAAGGCCGTCGAGGAGCTCGACTTGGAATGGGCCACACCTGAGGAGCCGACTCGAAGCAGGCTGGACGAGTGGTATCTGCCGGGACCCCGCCAGACCCCCCGCCAGCAATCTGCTCCCTTTTTCCCCAAGGTCCATGTAGAGCTCACGAAGTCATGGCGCGCTCCTTACTCCGCCCGCCTGTGAACTTCTTCACCTGCGGCTCTCACCTCGGTTGACGGCTCACGTGAGAAGGGTTACGAGCAGATGCCGCCGCTGGAAGGGCGCAGTTCCTGGAAGGGCACCACATCCTAGTCCAGTCGGACAGCATGACGGTGGTGTCTTATATAAATCGCCAGGGAGGCCTGTCGTCCAGTCGCCTTTGCGCCCTGACAAAGCGCCTCCTCGAATGGGCAGCACCCAGGCTGCGGTCACTGAGAGCGACGCACATACCTGGAAAATCGAACCTGGGAGCAGATATGCTATCTCGGAGCAACGTCCCCTCAGACGAGTGGATGTTCCATCCCCAGACGGTACTAAAGATATGGGAGATCTTCGGGaaggcagaggtcgacctcttcgcctcagaagacaactctcATTGCCCAACTTTCTTCTCAAAGGAGATGGATGCgctggcccacgactggcccagGCTCCTCCTTTATGCTTTTCCCCCGATCGCGATGATACCTTACGTCATCAGACGAATCAGGGAAGACAGACACAGAGTCCTCCTGGTGGCCCCACTCTAGAGAACCCAAATCTGGTCTTCAGAGCTGTTCAGGCTCTCCACGGAAGCCCCATGGCCAATTCCCCTGAGACGGGACCTCCTCTCTCAGGCGAAAGGGACAATCTGGCACCCCCAGCTGGAACTGTGGGCTCTGCACCTCTGGTCCCTCGATGGGAGCCGATAAGCCTCCCCGGGAACATTCTACACACCATCTCTCAGGCTAAAGCTCCGTCTACCAGGCTCCTCTACGCCCAGAAGTGGACGGTCTTCGTTGACTGGTGCTCAGCACGCAACATTGACCCTGTGGAGAGTGACGTATCTCAGATACTGTCTTTCCTCCAAGAGCGGCTGGACGGAGGTCTCACCCCCTCCACGCTCAAGGTTTACGTAGCAGCCATCGGAGCGTTCCACGCTCAGACGCCCAGACAGTGGGTAGAAACAGCCTTATTGTGCATTTCTTGAGAGGTGCTAGGCGGCTGAATCCCCCTAGACCACTCACCGTTCCCACATGGGACCTTTCCACGGTCCcctaaaaataccacagaaattgattaatcaaatataaaataacactgcatagtcataactgtataaattaaatatagattaatccttattaaagcttttcttttgttgtttaattatcatttataatacagacagccaataatagacagtagcatgttttaaaggctgctgtcactaagacctaatggacggagacaatatgctgttacacatgctgttcacattcacataaccaacgcgaatatacgccaagacgggcattttgacataactgtgtgtgtatttgaacgtttatgtgtaataaaccgcgaaaatttgacactcgcgagaggcggctatgtgtgtgtgctttggtcgagagcgcactgactgaagaccgtctctcagagagcgtgcgcagttttttctctctaggacatagcttacattttaccgtaatgttcttacctacctgtgtcaaaaaagtgaagtaattggattatttccattctgcaaaacagccactcgcttctgccgacatcttcagacagcgactacacagccaactggtgcgaagctgcgaactcacgcgcaactgcactacagctaaagattttaaagaggcagcgttaaGCGTTAAGAGTGCTattacctttagacgacaaatttagattttaaattcaatattgatttaaacagaactgttgaactaatttacagtatgtaatgcaagtacattataagtaactgtaattaaattacctaaaaatgaacagtaatcccttactttactttttcagtggatacttagtaatgcgttacacccaacactggtcaCCAGTGTGTGAAATTTCTTCAAAatagttatatataaataatttaactgaataacttctctctctctatttttggtttctttctttttcatttattctTCTGGTCCTGTGTTTGGGTATTCCAACGATGAGAATTTATGGATTGAGGATTATTCTTGCCCTCTTGTACTGGTGCAGTATTTGGACTGGGGAGCCAACCCAAAGGAATCTCTCTGATCTTTAATAAGATCAGAAtacttcaaaaatatttaaatgctaTCATCGACAGAGGGGTAGGACAAATAGTTTGTGTCATTAATATGGCTGGATCAATTCTGTGTGTGGACTGCTGGATTAGGACACCCATTACCTTTGGAACTAAAATGTTGTCAACATTTCATCTTCTGGAGCAAAATCTAAAATGCAAGCCTTGGAGATGTGGATCACTTATTGGGTTTAAACAGGTGACAAATTGAACTGAGTCTTGAGATCTATACTGCATAAGAACACCCTTGTTGCTAGTTGGGTTGATTTGTAACAAACATTGCTGTacctgtttttattattattattattattattattactaataataataatgttgttgttgtttttgttttaacacTTTCAAAAGTTCCTAAAGGAAAGAAAATACATTTGCGTTGACTTCACTGTAGCCTATATGTGCGCTGGTTCCTTTCCGTGTTCTGACCGGTGTCCGAGTCTCAATAAAACGCAAgcccattcattcaaatgattaataatggGAAATAACAAGCGCTTCCATTTTAGAGTCCCTGTTATCAAATCTTTTGAAGATAATTCAGTTCATGTTTGCCAGCCCAGGACATTTTACAAATCCAGACCAGACGATGTTCTACGGCCATGTCCGGAATAAAGAGTAGCCTATCCATGTTACACAGTACAGTTAGGGTGATATTATATGACTTAAcccgtgatataagattttggacATATTGCCCATCCAAGTCATTCATCCCAGTATTGCAGGCTCAACAGTAGGCTACACTTCTTGTATTTCAGCCACACCACAAGGTATCACTGTGGCTTCAACGCTTCGCCCTCTTCTACTCTGAGCTCAATTGCTATGTCTGAGGTAAACCACGCCCTCCTCATTACCGTACGGgcaaagaaatgtaaaagtgcataaatgtagaaataaagaaatgtagaaatgaataaatggggaaatgaacaaatatggaaataaatacataaatacataaataaataaataaataaatgtggaaataaataaaaatcaaaatgaataaaatttataaataaataaaagaaaaaataaatatatgcataaataaggaaataaatgtataaataattatttatttatttattttgcttttctatgtacatttatttatatatttatttatttatttttgctttttttacatttctttgtatatttatttatgtatttatttatataatttatttaatattggcAGGTTTGGGATTCCATAAGCTGTAGCTTGACAGagcaaatgaaataaaagttatttgCAAAAATATACCATATGGAAGATTTAAAGGAAAAGAAAACTAGAGTgcaaattaatataaacatacAGGTTAAGAATGCACATTGTACAAAGAAACAGGAAACAGAGACATTATCATGAGACAAATTCATAATAAATTCAAGAGAAAAAATAACTattatgtcatttttaaaaaatattagaacAAAATTTCATGAAGCTCCAATAATGTTGCTGGTGACAGAGGGCAGtaaaaagaatacatttcttaatatgatatattttattttattggtaaGCAAATCAGTTGTGTACCAGAATCATTTTGTGAAATTAAGTTCTTAATGCTTCCCAACCTTACTGTCCAGTTGTACTATAAGTGGTTGTTGCTAATTTTCTATATCTTAGTCATGACCATTGCTGTTCATTCTATGCTTACaaattttttcctcattgtgTTATGTAACTTTTACATTTTGCCCCACAGTGTGATAAGCATAGATCTTCCTGGCCAGGGCGTATACCAGATCCACATGATTCCTTACCATGATGCACAGTTTACCCGCCCATATGAGGGGGATGTGGAAGTGCAGGTGAATCAGCAGATGTATGTGGCAATTGAGGTGGAAGGAGTGGATAGAAGTCAGATTGCAACAGTTCTGGACAACTGCTGGGCTACGCCAGTTAATGATAGTGAATATCAAATTCGCTGGAATCTGATTATAAGAGAGTAAGTAACTGACTTGAAATTTCCATGGTTAACTGACAAGATTTATTGTCATCTCAAAAATGTTTCACAATGTTTCACTTGCTTCACAGATGacagataaataataaaaaccatTTTTGACTATTAAATAATTTTGCTTGCAATTTTGGATTGCGTGTTTTAGTGTGCACTGAAAGTGTAATAGGTGTaacttttatttacaacttttatttttattttattaagtctttatttaatttttttctgccTTTTCTAGATGTCCCAACCCTAAGGATGGAACAGTGGAAGTTCTACAGAATGGTATTGACACAATAAGCCATTTCTCCTTCAGGATGTTCACCTTCACAGGAGCTTCTGATCACATCTTTCTGCACTGTAAGGTTCACCTCTGCCTGGTGCAGAATGGAAGATGTGCACAGGTAACATATCAATATCCATAgcattttttggtaacactttattttagggtcttttaactagttgctcattagcatgcatattactagaatattggctgtttattagtaattattaagcacatatttatgccttattctgcatgaccttattctacattcttaatcctacccaatacctaaacttaacaactaacttactatctattaataagcagtaaattaggagttcattgagggaaaagtcataattaatagtgaatacatgttccctatactaaagtgttacccattttttAGTGATCGCATTGCTTTAATAGTAACCTGCAGATAAATTACTGTGTGAATAGTATGAtatcaaataaaacacaattaaaattacactataGAATTTGTTAAAGTAATGTTACATGTCTGTCACCTTCAGTCATGCAACCCTGGACGTAGACGCAGAAGGCACAGATCTTTGGACTTCCATCACTCTGCAGCGATCACCATAGGTCTTTAAGAGAGCTAGACACCCCTGCTGGATTGATGAAAGATGAATGATGTCAAAGATATAACTTTGTCCTTGTAGAGGAAGtgttatttaaaacagtaaacCATACATTTTTTTGAGGGTGGGGTTTTTATGACTGCATACAGGACATGAAATTGTATTAAATCAAATAATGTTTTCGTTTCTTTTTACGGTGTTCATGATGTATTACAGTACTATATCCTTGAATAAACTTGGTTAGCTTTGAAATGAATTTTTGATTTTTTCTAAACCTCAGAAAGCTTTACGTTTTTGTTCATGTAAATTacaatgttattaaattatttaaaagatgTTATCCCTTTACAATGCCATGCACAAAAAAAGTACAAGTGAAAAAAGCCTGTCTATCAAAATGAGTTAAACACAGTTACAGAGTTGATTTCGAGTTGATGGTGATGGTGGTGGTTGGGGACTTGAAACAGTGCAGAAGTCAGAAGTTAAATCCTAAAGCTCAGAGGCAGCCTTGTGAGAACATCCATATGCTCTGCATGTGTTAATCATCATGCAAGAGATCAACCTCTGCAGTGATTTGTGGAGGTATACAGCCAATGAAGATGCAGTATTGATCCAAAAACTctgctattaaaaaaaagaaaaagaaaaaaaaagaggtggACAGAGGTagttgatgtttttttaaaagagttTGTTTTTCTGGTCCTGTATGGATCCCATTGTAGTCT from the Ctenopharyngodon idella isolate HZGC_01 chromosome 22, HZGC01, whole genome shotgun sequence genome contains:
- the LOC127505160 gene encoding pancreatic secretory granule membrane major glycoprotein GP2-like isoform X2; the protein is MGQHQFICTHVISIDLPGQGVYQIHMIPYHDAQFTRPYEGDVEVQVNQQMYVAIEVEGVDRSQIATVLDNCWATPVNDSEYQIRWNLIIRECPNPKDGTVEVLQNGIDTISHFSFRMFTFTGASDHIFLHCKVHLCLVQNGRCAQSCNPGRRRRRHRSLDFHHSAAITIGL